From Coffea arabica cultivar ET-39 chromosome 2e, Coffea Arabica ET-39 HiFi, whole genome shotgun sequence, the proteins below share one genomic window:
- the LOC140036308 gene encoding uncharacterized protein produces MSDIQRFAAPFALVGKFSRGRPDMEAILRFFKTLDLKEPASLGLLDRRHVLIRLQNEADYYRIWSRNIWYVHESPMRVFKWTIDFHVDRESPLVLVRFALPKLPIHLFQKECLFAIVVCLGRPLCVDSATALGSKPSVAKVCVEVDLLQDLPGRVWVSVGDRMGFWQDLIPEHLPRYCSHCLHQGHAEVECWVKYPALRVEQAGKTKVQSRKGLDISKQRWVATVSDSGLEGRGAHKEDLVDQVGGAGQPVGSPEGEGQVALVEELTSGGQDSVVQGAPPVAASAGRNTEECIVDRDGFNEATCEEEEGVLIGSQGELETLVEDAMQNAAVAELERIADRVVCEQGSEEGDDGPRIEVVLVEGDADGAVQTIAGNLSPRGTRWADDTHTMAHSLEPPLRVMDDTFMKVKPKAKGARANVPSDRELRSKLLVICETHVHVSRAEEYRIRLGFDCLRLHSAGLLWVFYQAPFNCSVTGEGDQFLSLKLGHPQLPISFDVAVVHAASTVEARRGLWDGLLRCNPGNQPWIIVGDFNVILEPEEKRGGRLFRVAEARDFVEFMSSAGLVDGGYSGSNITWCNNRHGRARIWKRLDRLLLNTACLDVHLAVAVSHLARYPSDHAPLLMAVSTRLDGKPRPFRFINTWADHEKFLGVVRKSWEQECTGPPLHVLCSKLQRLRNCIQRWNRERVGNFSANVREAEAEVARLEQAMEDGGTEEAQMCLQQAQAHLRRALSMEESLWKQRSRDSNQEWVTEDELVGAEAVRFFSALFSREVDSPSSVSLGVIPPLLSEEDNVIVQEAPSIEEVRQILPRRVTATSLVLLAKVARPKDFSEFRPISLCNFVNKSISKLLANRLASVLPKIISENQSGFVRGRVISDNYLLAQELISSIGRGARGGNVALKLDMMKAYDRVGWPFLINVLRAFGFGEQWIDMVWRLISNVWFSVVVNGASYGFFNSTRGLHQGDPLSPALFIIGAEVLSRSLNKLQSHQGFQGFRVPRGCPLVSHLGYADDVLVFSSASVKSLRLVKQVLSEYEAVFGQRINERKSYFLVHPKVSPSKRLGIQRVTGFSIGCCRMVAASPPKSVFKELEGIFSNFLWGSTEEGPKHHWIRWKDLYVSREEGGVRLLEDIHRAFSIKLWWNFRSRSSLWASFMHAKFCRMAYPNLVFSRKGSEGWRRMVKVRALAERHIGWIIRFVSSNFWFDNWLGTGGLADRLDSVSDHKVADFVQNGAWDIDRVSQWVPPGIVEEVGRILPPKGSLPDLMIWRPEPSGCFTLKTAFSLIQHHSGSSPLFNRIWHPGVPLRVSFFLLRLLRDRLPLDCSLWRLGIHGPSRCSCCPSPELETTDHVFDAGVMAQYVWRFFGAPIGVGWSGSSFRVCMAAWWEVRQWSKPLRFIHQVVPLLICWHLWKARNGMKYEGKRIVGAQVCRLIFSEMLQLFRIQFPDCRVPSWSWDQFYLAISTWKMVFSHRLVRWVRPVHGSLKLNTDGCSKGNPGLSG; encoded by the exons ATGTCGGATATTCAACGTTTTGCTGCCCCATTCGCTTTGGTGGGCAAATTTTCCAGGGGCCGCCCAGATATGGAGGCCATTCTTAGGTTCTTCAAAACGTTAGATTTGAAGGAGCCCGCTTCCTTGGGATTACTGGATAGGAGGCATGTGTTGATTCGCTTACAGAACGAGGCGGATTATTATCGTATATGGTCGCGTAACATCTGGTATGTGCACGAGTCTCCCATGAGGGTTTTTAAGTGGACTATCGATTTTCATGTGGACAGGGAATCGCCGCTAGTTTTGGTTAGGTTTGCTTTGCCGAAGCTGCCAATTCATTTATTCCAAAAGGAATGCTTGTTTGCGATTGTGGTTTGTCTGGGTCGTCCGCTGTGTGTCGATTCGGCTACGGCGTTAGGGTCGAAACCTAGCGTGGCCAAAGTTTGTGTAGAGGTGGATTTGCTTCAGGATTTGCCTGGTAGGGTGTGGGTGTCGGTTGGCGATAGAATGGGTTTCTGGCAAGATCTCATACCCGAACACCTTCCAAGATATTGCAGTCATTGTCTCCACCAAGGTCATGCCGAGGTGGAGTGCTGGGTTAAATATCCAGCTCTCCGGGTTGAGCAAGCCGGTAAGACCAAGGTTCAAAGTAGAAAGGGATTGGATATTAGTAAGCAGAGGTGGGTTGCAACTGTGTCTGACAGTGGGTTGGAGGGTAGGGGGGCACACAAGGAGGATCTCGTAGATCAGGTTGGAGGGGCTGGTCAGCCTGTTGGGTCGCCAGAAGGGGAGGGACAAGTAGCGTTGGTGGAGGAGTTGACCTCTGGTGGGCAAGACAGCGTCGTCCAGGGGGCGCCTCCTGTTGCGGCATCGGCAGGGAGAAACACAGAGGAATGCATCGTGGACAGGGACGGTTTTAACGAAGCTACCTGTGAGGAAGAGGAAGGTGTGTTGATAGGCAGTCAGGGGGAGCTGGAGACGCTGGTTGAGGATGCAATGCAGAATGCGGCAGTAGCAGAGTTGGAGCGCATTGCAGATCGTGTTGTTTGCGAGCAAGGCAGTGAGGAGGGGGATGATGGGCCTCGCATCGAAGTGGTTCTTGTGGAGGGAGATGCGGATGGTGCGGTTCAAACCATAGCTGGGAATTTGTCCCCGAGAGGGACAAGGTGGGCGGATGATACGCACACCATGGCGCACTCTTTGGAGCCTCCGTTGCGGGTGATGGATGACACGTTCATGAAGGTAAAGCCCAAAGCCAAAGGTGCCCGGGCTAATGTCCCCTCGGATAGGGAGCTTCGTTCTAAG CTTTTAGTGATCTGTGAAACACATGTGCATGTGTCGCGGGCTGAGGAATATCGTATTAGATTGGGCTTTGACTGTTTGAGACTTCACTCGGCGGGTTTGTTATGGGTTTTTTATCAAGCTCCGTTTAATTGCTCCGTGACGGGCGAGGGAGATCAATTCTTGTCTCTGAAGCTTGGACACCCGCAGTTACCGATTTCGTTTGATGTTGCTGTCGTGCATGCTGCTTCTACGGTGGAGGCACGCAGGGGTCTTTGGGACGGGTTACTCCGATGCAATCCAGGGAATCAGCCTTGGATTATTGTAGGGGATTTCAATGTGATATTGGAACCTGAGGAAAAGAGAGGGGGGCGTCTCTTTCGGGTGGCTGAAGCTAGGGACTTTGTCGAGTTCATGAGTTCTGCGGGGTTGGTGGATGGGGGCTACTCAGGGTCAAACATTACTTGGTGTAATAATCGCCATGGTCGAGCGAGAATTTGGAAGAGGTTAGACCGCCTTTTGTTGAACACGGCGTGCTTAGATGTTCATCTAGCTGTGGCGGTGTCACATTTGGCGCGTTACCCTTCCGATCATGCTCCGCTCCTTATGGCGGTGTCAACCCGTTTGGATGGTAAACCCCGGCCTTTTCGATTCATAAACACTTGGGCTGATCATGAGAAATTCTTGGGGGTGGTAAGAAAGTCCTGGGAGCAAGAGTGCACGGGGCCGCCTTTGCACGTCCTATGCTCGAAGTTACAACGGTTAAGGAATTGTATTCAAAGATGGAATAGAGAAAGGGTAGGGAATTTTTCTGCCAATGTTCGGGAGGCGGAGGCAGAGGTGGCACGGTTGGAGCAAGCTATGGAGGATGGGGGCACAGAGGAAGCTCAGATGTGTTTACAGCAGGCTCAGGCTCATCTTAGACGAGCTCTAAGCATGGAGGAATCCCTTTGGAAGCAGCGGTCCAGG GACAGTAATCAGGAGTGGGTGACTGAGGATGAGTTGGTAGGAGCTGAAGCTGTCAGATTCTTCTCCGCACTTTTTTCGAGAGAGGTGGATTCCCCTTCTTCGGTGTCGCTTGGGGTCATTCCGCCCTTGCTATCGGAGGAAGACAATGTGATCGTACAAGAAGCGCCTTCCATAGAAGAGGTTCGGCAG ATTCTGCCCAGGCGAGTGACTGCTACGTCTCTAGTCTTGTTGGCAAAGGTTGCACGTCCTAAGGATTTTTCTGAGTTCCGTCCGATCAGCTTGTGTAACTTTGTCAACAAGTCAATATCTAAGCTTCTGGCGAATCGTCTTGCGTCCGTCCTTCCTAAGATAATTTCTGAGAACCAGAGTGGCTTCGTCCGGGGACGGGTAATTTCTGACAATTACTTGTTAGCTCAGGAATTGATCTCATCGATTGGACGGGGTGCAAGGGGCGGTAATGTTGCTTTGAAGCTAGATATGATGAAAGCTTATGATCGGGTTGGGTGGCCTTTCTTGATTAATGTGCTCAGAGCGTTTGGATTTGGAGAGCAGTGGATAGATATGGTTTGGAGGTTAATATCAAATGTCTGGTTCTCTGTTGTTGTTAATGGGGCATCGTACGGCTTCTTTAATTCGACTCGGGGGCTTCATCAAGGGGACCCCCTTTCTCCTGCGCTGTTTATCATTGGGGCTGAGGTATTGTCGAGGTCGCTGAATAAGCTGCAGAGTCATCAAGGTTTTCAGGGGTTTCGTGTCCCCAGGGGTTGTCCTCTAGTGTCTCATTTGGGGTACGCGGATGATGTTTTGGTCTTCTCCAGTGCCTCAGTGAAGTCTTTGAGGTTAGTGAAGCAGGTGTTATCTGAGTATGAGGCGGTTTTCGGGCAAAGGATTAATGAGAGGAAGAGCTATTTTTTGGTGCACCCGAAGGTCTCTCCTTCCAAGCGATTGGGAATTCAGAGGGTCACGGGGTTCTC AATAGGTTGTTGTCGCATGGTGGCGGCTTCACCCCCTAAATCTGTTTTCAAGGAGCTTGAAGgtattttctctaattttctGTGGGGGTCGACTGAGGAAGGTCCCAAACACCATTGGATTCGGTGGAAGGATTTGTATGTGTCGCGTGAAGAAGGGGGGGTGCGTCTTCTAGAGGATATTCACAGGGCCTTCTCCATCAAGTTATGGTGGAATTTTCGTTCCAGGTCTTCATTGTGGGCCTCATTTATGCATGCAAAGTTTTGCCGCATGGCGTACCCCAACCTGGTATTTTCTAGGAAAGGGTCAGAGGGATGGAGAAGGATGGTCAAAGTCCGAGCTCTGGCGGAGAGGCACATTGGATGGATCATCCGGTTTGTGAGCTCTAATTTTTGGTTTGACAATTGGCTAGGCACTGGAGGACTGGCCGACCGATTGGATAGCGTGTCGGACCACAAGGTGGCGGACTTTGTACAAAACGGTGCCTGGGACATCGACAGAGTTTCACAATGGGTTCCTCCGGGTATTGTTGAGGAGGTTGGCCGAATTCTTCCACCTAAAGGGTCGCTTCCGGACTTAATGATTTGGCGCCCGGAGCCATCGGGTTGTTTTACGCTCAAGACGGCTTTTTCCTTGATTCAGCATCATTCTGGGTCTTCGCCACTATTTAATCGTATTTGGCATCCAGGGGTGCCTCTGagggtttcatttttccttttgcgGCTATTACGGGACCGTCTCCCCTTGGATTGTTCGTTATGGAGGTTGGGGATACATGGACCCTCTCGTTGTTCGTGCTGCCCATCTCCTGAGCTTGAGACTACAGATCATGTGTTCGATGCTGGGGTTATGGCGCAGTATGTTTGGAGGTTCTTCGGGGCTCCGATTGGGGTAGGTTGGTCAGGGTCTTCGTTTCGCGTATGTATGGCAGCCTGGTGGGAGGTTCGGCAATGGAGTAAGCCTTTGAGGTTCATACATCAGGTTGTCCCTTTGTTGATATGCTGGCATCTTTGGAAGGCTCGTAACGGTATGAAGTACGAGGGTAAGAGGATTGTGGGGGCACAGGTATGTCGATTAATCTTTTCAGAGATGCTTCAGTTGTTCAGGATTCAGTTTCCGGATTGCCGGGTTCCGTCATGGTCGTGGGATCAGTTCTATTTGGCCATATCGACATGGAAAATGGTGTTTTCCCATAGGTTGGTTAGATGGGTGCGTCCTGTCCACGGAAGTCTAAAGCTTAACACGGACGGTTGTTCTAAGGGTAACCCTGGCTTGAGTGGATGA